A segment of the Pseudoalteromonas sp. UG3-2 genome:
AGTAAGTATTGACCTCAGTTAACCTTTCTAAATCTAAATCGTAAGGCAGCTCAGCTAAACGACGAGTAAAATGAGTAGTGCCAGTGTACGGTTTCATTTTTGGCACGCCATACTGACTACAAAACCCATATACGGTGTCGTCAATAATCACAGAAGTGGGCCGCTGTGACACTGGCAAATTAAATAAAGCCTTAGCATGGAAGGCCTGACCATTTATTGAATAGGTAGCTAACGGCAGCTGATAAATACTGGCCCACTTTTTAAAGCGCGATGGGGAGGCTGCAAATTGCCTGATATCAACGGCCCAACCATAGTTATGAATTAGACTCTTTTTTAGTCTCTGCATCGCCTGCTGATTATCATAACGCTTTTCTCGATAACGCTTTGAGGCATACCCTGTTAGGCTATCAATACGACTTTTATTGCGCTTATAGATATTATCTCCGGCGGCTCCTTGCTCCAGCTTAGCTTGAAGCAATCTCACCGAGCGTTTTGCAGGTCTTTGAATAAAAGACAAAAATACATTAGAGTTAATGTCTCTCATCCGTTCCAAATTAGTTAGAGACAGGCTTGAGTAAAAATACCGCCCAGCGCCAATTATCTTAAAGGCCAAATAATCTAACATCTCTAGATCACCCTTTGAGGCGTTGGATTTGATTTCAATATTTAACCGTTGTTGCCCTGTTGCATGCTTAGAAAAGGCACTGGCAAGCTGGCGAAAGTTTGCTGGCATAGAGTCGAGCAACTTGCCAGAGTGTTGGTCCCGAGTACGCAAATACCCCCATTCACGCTGGTAGTTGAGGGACTCAATTTTGCGTCGTTTATTATCTATGGTACCGCTTTCTCTACCTGTGTATTTATCGTGATGTATCACCCACACATCATCAGAGGTTACGCGGACATCCACCTCAACCACATCAAAGTCATTGTCTAAGGAATCGATCACTGCAGCCACAGAGTTTTCAGGATACTTAATAGAGCCACGATGGCTTTGTAGCTGATAATTGCTACATTGGCGCGAGTTTAAGTAATTAATATTACCTAAAGCGCTACGATAAAAGCCACGAGCAGCAAAAGCCTGACTAAGCGCCTCCTGCTCCACCGTCTGTTGATTTTGCTTTAAATTTGCCGTGGAGTCCGGTGAGCTTTTACAGCCGGATAATGCCACCAAGACACACGTTAAAAAGAGCAGAAAACCCCGAAAAGACATCCGTATAATCCCTTAACATCAAGTTACACAGCTCAAATTAGAATTGAATTATCCTTTCAAGTCAACAAGATAGTAAAAATCTTGACCGCCGATGGTTTTTTCAACCAAAAGCTTACAGCCCAATTACAATGATTCAACAAAAAAGCTTAGAGATTCAAACTAGTATGCTCGCAAGATTTATCTCAGTATAAAACCGCTTTCCCTTATTGAGTTTGGTTTTGCTACTCCAAGACACACCAGCGCTACCGTCATTTTGTATCAACGTATGCGTAAATAATATTGTAACCGGAATTTTATATCGCGATGGTTTTACGGCGGCACAACTTCATCTATTGGGTCACGGAATGAATCCGCCGCTATGGGATTGGCGTGGTGCTTAAGAGCAGCCACCCTTTTGTAGGCGCGATTTTATATCGCGATAAAAGATCCCGGCATAAAGCCGGTCCCACATTTCGGTTTTGCACCTAGGTCGCGGAATCAATCCGCGCCTGCAAAAGGTGGGCGGTGTTATTTGAATCGTGTCTTCCAAACACACGACCCTTTTGTAGGCGCGATTTTACATCGCGGTTGTTTTTATGGTTTATATCGCGACAAAAGATCCCGGCGGAAAACCGCTCCCACATTTCGGTTTTGCACCTAGGTCGCGGAATCAATCCGCGCCTACAGAATTTGTGTTATTTGAATCTGTGACTCCAAAAAAGCACGCCACTTTCGTAGCAACGATTTTACATCGCGATGTTTTTAAGACGATAACATTTCGTATCTGCTGTAGGCGCGATTTTACATCGCGCTTGTTTTTATGGTTTATATCGCGACAAAAGATCCCGGCGGAAAACCGCTCCCACATTTCGGTTTTGCACCTAGGTCGCGGAATCAATCCGCGCCTACAGAATTTGTGTTATTTGAATCTGTGACTCCAAAAAAGCACGCCACTTTCGTAGCAGCGATTTTACATCGCGATGTTTTTAAGACGGTAACATTTCGTATCTGCTGTAGGCGCGATTTTATTTCGCGGTGGTGTTATTTCTTATCGAAGCTGGCTAGTAATTACTCCTTTTTACGCAACCAAAACAAACTTCCCTCAACACTAAGCCAGGCTTTTTTACCGCCGTTAGTAATATACATGATCACTTCTTCTTTAGAGCCTCGAGAATACATGTACACAGGCCCTTCTTTGTACTTTTCTTGGCCTGTCAGTATTCTAATAAAATGCTTGTTACTTTGCTTTAATTCACTTTTGAGCGCTTTTAACTCTTCACTGGATCTTTGCTGGGCATAAAACATCAAGGCTTTTGCACCAAGCATAGACAAACTCGGCTCATCAAACTCTTCTAATAACGCTTCTAGTTTTTGCCACTGCTGCAAAATAACCAAACAGTTCGCATACATATAACGGCAACCCTGGTTATCGCTGGGGTTTAATCGCAATAATTCTTCAAGTTCCTTGCTGGCCATTTCTATTTTATCGGCATTAAAATAAATCATGGCTTTGTGATGCCGTACCAGCATGTATGGCCGAGTTTCGTGCATCAACCAAAATACTCCCTCGTTCTCCCTTTTAAAAGCAGGGGTGACAATATTTTGTTCTTCCTCGGCAATAAACGCATCTAACCTTGGGATTGACGCTACTCCTTCAAGCATCAGCAGCTCATCAACCAGCTCTTCTCTTTGTGCCTGCTCAAACTCACTTAGACCGTCAACGTAATCATTAGCAAGTAGCTCGGCATCTAGCAGCGCTTCGTCGTCCTCTTCCCCCCAGCTTAACGCGTCTTTCAAAGCAAATAGCTCCACTTTCAAAGAACGCTTTAGTTGCTGCATATGCTGTTCAAAACTATAAACTGGCTCCATGCCTTGGTAGCTTTCGCGCGCAGCAGCCAAGCTAGTAAAACTATGGAATAGATCTCTGACGTTGTTCACATTATGTCTGGTTAAGGTAGGAAGATCAGTGGTATCGGCTATATCAAACGCCGCCACGACCCCCTGGCAAAAGCTCGGTAAGGGTTGCTCTTTCGCTAACACTGGCTCTATTTCTTTTTTCGGTAAAACACACGCTTTGGGTAGCTGATACTCTTCTTCTGTGACTAGGGTATAAGCCTCTTCACACATAAAAAGAAGTGTTTCTAGTTGAATTTTATGAATAGATTGATAATTACCAAACAAGGTTTGCAGCAGATAATCTGCCCGAAGCACGTTTTGAGTGGCAGCTAAGCCCACCAAAAAACCTTCTATTACATATTGATTAGGCTGCTTTTCGGTGGTTTCAGTAAAAGCAATAAGTGCCTTTTTCATTGCAGCAGGTAGCATAAAATTCCTTTTTTCAAATTGGTTACAAGATACAAATTGACATGATACACAGCGAGAGCAAATTACTAGCCCGGCCGTGCTACATATTTTATAAAGATGGCTAGAGAAAACAGGGTAAGTTAGAGCAACTAGGCGATTACTGCGCACGCCATTTATGCCAGGCCGCACACATCCCTAAACTAAAGACCCCGCTGGCATAAGTAATGTACAAAGGCACCGAGCTGCCTTCGTCTTCAGCATACATAAACACACTCGACATAATGCCCGCCGCCACCGCGCCAATAAGTAACCACACCGCGGCGCTAAATAACTTGTAGTTAGGGGCACTGACATAGCCTGCAAACACCACACAGGCCGCCGCCACCGAGCCAATCACTGGCTTTTTCCACCAGCCAATGTAGTCTGCCAACATCCCCGCCGCCGTTGCCGACACCACAAAGGCAACCACCACAATAACAGCCGAAAGCGCAAAACCAAGAACCTGCTGCATAGTAACCTCATCTAAAAAAGCCAAACAAAGCACGACTACTTTTCTGCGCCCCTTTGTATATAAACCCATTTTTAGTTAACTTTACAAGTATTGCTTTACAAATTCATGGTGCAGCTATCCCTTTTGCAATTGAAATCGCCTTTGTCGTCATCGCCTTGCTGATAGCCAGCTCTATTGTGTGGAGCACGATCCGCGTGGGGATCTCCCCTATGCCTAGCTCAAACAAAGCGCGTAATGCCATCATAAAACTCGCCGAAAATACCGGAACCGGCCCTATTTACGACTTAGGCAGCGGTTGGGGAGGCTTAGCCGTGCAACTCGCCAAACAATATCCTCAGCGCCAAATAGTGGGGTATGAAGCTTCATTACTACCTTGGCTGGTGTCGGTGTGGTATAAGAACCTCGCAGGGCTTAACAACCTCACCTTCAAAAAACAAAACTTTCTTGAAGTTGAGTTTGCCAGCGCCGATCTGCTCGTTTGCTATTTACACCCTCAAGGCATGGCTGAAATTGCACAAAAGCTGAGCCACCAAGGCAACTTCGCTGGTTTCTTAATCAGCCATAACTTTGCCCTACCCAGCACATCACCCGAACACACACTCACCGTAGCAGACTTTTATCGCTCACCGGTGTATCGCTATCGGTTAACTATTTAGCTAGAGCAATTACCACGCCCAAGCAAATTACTCTGTTAATGCCATTGCGTTTAATGCAAAGTAATAAAAACCTTAAAAAGGAACAACGCAGATGTATTTAGGCAAAGCTATTCCGCAACTCCCCTCTGGCAACCTTGAGGTGACGGCAGCATTTATGGCTAAACGACTTGGCTTTAACATTGAGTTAATACTGCCAGAGCATGGCCTCTTGATTGTGGTAAGAGACGACGCTGAAATCCACTTTTGGCAAGCCCAAAGCGAAGAACAAGCCAAAACGCTTGGCAGCTGTAGCAGCTGCTATATCAGAGTTAAAAACATCGAAGCTTTATACACACAACTGCAAGCACTAAACGCCCCATTTAGATACGAGCTGACCACACAACCCTGGGGGATGAAAGAAATGCAAATCGACGACCCCTATGGCAACGCCATTCGCTTTGGCCAACCTGTGAGGTAGGAGCATGACTATTAGAAATGTATGGCCAGAAGCTATTAAACTTTTTAGGCTAAGTGAAAGATAAATAAGGTCGGAGCCGCTTTACGCGGCGATCTGTTTCGGTTAAGCACAATTTAGTACTGAAAAGCCATATCCTTAGCCTGCCAAACCAATAGGGAAAAGCATCTCACTAGACGCCAAATCCACTTATGGTTAACCCAGAATACTTTTCAATCGTGCAAACGTCACAAACTCATCACTGGCTTCCATTACTGCATAATCAGGGTTCCTTGCCACAAGCAAGTAAGTGACTTCACCTTGCTCATTAACCTGCTTTTTTACATCTCGTAATAGAAACTGTTCGTCGCCAGCTGTATCAAATTGCTCAATAGCAATAGTCGTATTAGTAATTGAACCGGCATTATTAGCAGTGATCCGCTCAAGCAAAAGCAAATCCCCATCAAGTATTGGGTTCTTTCCACCGTTCATGGAATTGCCACTCGCATGAGCTAAGAAATGCTTTTCCGGGTCAACTTTACCGCAGCCAGATGGAACAGGAACGTACGTCATATCGCTACTGTCACCGGTTTTAAAATGACCACAGGCAACTTTTAGGTTTGGAAAGTATGGGAGCTTCTGAGTTTCTTCGTTTTCTTCGCTGTAAAGAGGAGTAACAGTGTCCTTAGTTTGCTCTTCTTGTCTTGTATTATGCATTTGCGCTTGCACTGATGGCCGCTGGCTGTACTTTGCCAATGCATAATCCACTAATTCCAATACCGCAGAATTTAAGCTTTCAACTTGCTCAGTTGGCACATCAAAATTCGCTTTGAACTTGTCCCCTTCAAGCAAAAACCACTGGCTGCCATCTTTGTTTTTACTACTAAAGTGGCGAATTGGATTTCGACACCAGTAGGCAATCCAAGCTTTTGACTCTGGCTGCAGTGACATCTCTTTTTGCCCAAGGTCGTGCTGTTTTAAATTTGGGTAGCGCGATAGTATTTTTGCACTGAGCACTGCTAAGTCAGTAATTGTCGGCGGCTTTAAAAAACCATCCAATTGCACAAACGCTTGCAATAGAATTGCCTTAAAGCACTTGGTCATCGAAGTCGTTTGCACGCCCTTATTTAAGAAGTCATAAAATGGCCTGAGCTGTTCAGCGGCGTTGTGTTTATCATCATCTAAGTCAGATGTTTGGGCTATTAAATCAAACCAACCATTGTGCTGCTTGTTCACCTTGGTTAACTCACCGTAATGGCGATAGAACTCACTTATAGTGGGCAAGTGCCCTAGCTGCTCGGCAAGCTCAGTCACATCTTCAAGTGCTGTAGTACGCTGAGCTTTTGCGAGTTTTTGCCAAAAATCAGTGACCGCTAAATCGATATTTACATAGCAGCCATCTGGTAGGTTTGGCTTGCGTAACTTTCTTACAACGCCGGTTGCTGAGTTCTCTTGCAATAGCGCAAAAGGCTTGTTTAAAAAGCTATGGTGGTTGCCGATAAAATCCAATACCACAAGGTGATCTTTGCCTTCATGGCGTCGCAGACCACGGCCCAGCTGCTGTAGAAAGAGAATTTTAGACTCACTCGGGCGCAACATTAATATGGTATCTATGCTGGGTAAATCCGTACCTTCATTAAATAAATCAACGGTAAATAATACTTCAACGCGCCGATTGTCGAGCATTCTTAATGCTTCATTTCTTCTTACTTTTGACTGGCTGTGTACAGACAGAGCTTTAACCCCTGCTTTTTCAAAAGCGTTGGCCATGTAATCCGCATGTTTTGTCGACACGCAAAAGGCTAATGTGCGAGATTGCCTGTGTTTGCGCCACTGCGTTAACGCATGAGTGGCTCGTTTATTGGTGGCAAAGGTGTATTCAAGGGCATGTGGATCAAAACGACCATTGCGCCACGGGATCTCTTTATAGTTTACGTTTTCGTCCCAAATCCCGTAATAATGAAACGGCACTAAGGTGTTACTATCAATGCCTTGAGTTAAGTTGCGTTCAAAAACCAAGTTATTATCACAAAGCCCAAGAATGTCCGCTTGATCGGTTCGTTCTGGCGTTGCAGTCAAACCAAGTAGAAACTCGGGTTCAAAGTAATCCAATAACAGCCGATAGCCAGGCGCACTGGCATGATGAAACTCATCCACAATAATATAATCGAAACAATTTTTGCTAAATTGCTGGATGTGTTCAGACCGACCAATTGTTTGAATAGACGCAAATAAACACTCAGCATCGAACTCTTTTTGATTGCCGTTAAAGAACCCTGTTGAGTGGTTAAGTAACCTAGCAAAGGTGCGCTGCGCCTGTAATAGTATTTCTTCGCGGTGAGCAACAAATAGCACACGCTTGG
Coding sequences within it:
- a CDS encoding glycerophosphodiester phosphodiesterase, whose amino-acid sequence is MSFRGFLLFLTCVLVALSGCKSSPDSTANLKQNQQTVEQEALSQAFAARGFYRSALGNINYLNSRQCSNYQLQSHRGSIKYPENSVAAVIDSLDNDFDVVEVDVRVTSDDVWVIHHDKYTGRESGTIDNKRRKIESLNYQREWGYLRTRDQHSGKLLDSMPANFRQLASAFSKHATGQQRLNIEIKSNASKGDLEMLDYLAFKIIGAGRYFYSSLSLTNLERMRDINSNVFLSFIQRPAKRSVRLLQAKLEQGAAGDNIYKRNKSRIDSLTGYASKRYREKRYDNQQAMQRLKKSLIHNYGWAVDIRQFAASPSRFKKWASIYQLPLATYSINGQAFHAKALFNLPVSQRPTSVIIDDTVYGFCSQYGVPKMKPYTGTTHFTRRLAELPYDLDLERLTEVNTYYGNGLYPALGGLLKSIHGSLSDHNYTPLLLDPKAGEKQPETAIELKTQQAIKVELRKGK
- a CDS encoding DEAD/DEAH box helicase family protein produces the protein MATKQQEMQLQLEAKQLTCGGEDPLLPHLLHAINHADEIEVTVSFIQPSGLALLFDSFSEALANGAQLKLLTSDYLDISHPSALRELMALVDRGADIRIYQTQSNQSFHMKSYIFVKNSKQGELVSGCAFVGSSNISKSALTSGFEWNFRHDYGAPETSPAAKEFNNIRLAFHEVFKHPNVVTLTHDWITQYIKRRKQQKFIAVAPELSDEQTETPSPQPEQIHALEALNKTREAGFKRGLVVLATGMGKTWLSAFDIKQFKAKRVLFVAHREEILLQAQRTFARLLNHSTGFFNGNQKEFDAECLFASIQTIGRSEHIQQFSKNCFDYIIVDEFHHASAPGYRLLLDYFEPEFLLGLTATPERTDQADILGLCDNNLVFERNLTQGIDSNTLVPFHYYGIWDENVNYKEIPWRNGRFDPHALEYTFATNKRATHALTQWRKHRQSRTLAFCVSTKHADYMANAFEKAGVKALSVHSQSKVRRNEALRMLDNRRVEVLFTVDLFNEGTDLPSIDTILMLRPSESKILFLQQLGRGLRRHEGKDHLVVLDFIGNHHSFLNKPFALLQENSATGVVRKLRKPNLPDGCYVNIDLAVTDFWQKLAKAQRTTALEDVTELAEQLGHLPTISEFYRHYGELTKVNKQHNGWFDLIAQTSDLDDDKHNAAEQLRPFYDFLNKGVQTTSMTKCFKAILLQAFVQLDGFLKPPTITDLAVLSAKILSRYPNLKQHDLGQKEMSLQPESKAWIAYWCRNPIRHFSSKNKDGSQWFLLEGDKFKANFDVPTEQVESLNSAVLELVDYALAKYSQRPSVQAQMHNTRQEEQTKDTVTPLYSEENEETQKLPYFPNLKVACGHFKTGDSSDMTYVPVPSGCGKVDPEKHFLAHASGNSMNGGKNPILDGDLLLLERITANNAGSITNTTIAIEQFDTAGDEQFLLRDVKKQVNEQGEVTYLLVARNPDYAVMEASDEFVTFARLKSILG
- a CDS encoding bleomycin resistance protein, with translation MYLGKAIPQLPSGNLEVTAAFMAKRLGFNIELILPEHGLLIVVRDDAEIHFWQAQSEEQAKTLGSCSSCYIRVKNIEALYTQLQALNAPFRYELTTQPWGMKEMQIDDPYGNAIRFGQPVR
- a CDS encoding class I SAM-dependent methyltransferase, coding for MYINPFLVNFTSIALQIHGAAIPFAIEIAFVVIALLIASSIVWSTIRVGISPMPSSNKARNAIIKLAENTGTGPIYDLGSGWGGLAVQLAKQYPQRQIVGYEASLLPWLVSVWYKNLAGLNNLTFKKQNFLEVEFASADLLVCYLHPQGMAEIAQKLSHQGNFAGFLISHNFALPSTSPEHTLTVADFYRSPVYRYRLTI